The genomic region TCATCCCCTGCGGGGTCGTCGCCCGCTTCGTTGGTCCCCGTGAAGCAGGCCTCACAGCGGTTGTCCTCGACGTATTGGTCCTGCTCGCAGAGGGTTCCCGCGAGCGCTCCACAGAAGAAGTCGTCGTGGACGTAGGTAGAGCCAACGCAGCCCGCTACAGGCGGAACGACGCGCTCAAGAACGACGAAGGACGAGCCGGTGTCACCAGACAACACCATGTAGGCATCGGATTGCCCGTAGAAGGTCACCGTGACTGCGGCGTTCGTAACCTCTGTGACAGATCCAGGCCGTCGTTGCACGTCTCGACGTTGCCCGGGAAGCGGTCCGGGTCGGTGTCGTCGCAGTCGTCGCCGCCGCACGCGACGCTGTTGTGACCGTCGCCGTCCATGTCCGGCGCGGAGCACGCGGAGCCACAGCTGGCGGACGCTTCGTCGCACGTCACGCTCGCTGGACACGCGGACGCACCGGCCACGCATCCCCGCGCGTCAGCATCGGGGCTGGTGGAAGAGCACTGCTCCGCGCCGTTGCAGAAGACACCGTCGTCGCAGTCAGTGTGTTGCACGCACGCCGGGCCCGCGTCTGGAGAGAGCATGGGCGTGTCATCGCCGCACCCCACGCAGAAGGCTGCGAGCATGAGCCCGAATGGGAGGGAGACTCGACTGAGTCGTTGGGAACGCGTCGTCATGGAGACTTCTCCTGGCAAGGGTGAGCGAGGTGGTGGCCCTTCGGCCCACGTCGCCCCGCGCCCGAACCTCCCTCAGACCAGGCGCGCCGAACATCCCCCGATCAGGGGAAGCCGCAGCCCTGCAAACGCATGTCACTCGTCACGCACCACGACGGTCGCGCCCGGAGCCACATCGCTCACCGTCACCACGCTGCCGTCCTCGAAGCGCACCCGAACATCCACGCTAGTGGCAGCGCCGACACCAGCCACCACGGGGCCGTGCTGGTTGGTGGTGTACCCGGCGCTCGCGTGACCCACCACGTAGATCACCACGCGGTCTCCAGGGCTGGTGCTGCCCGCAAAGTCCCCGTCACCGTCAAGGTCAATGAGCACCTGCGCGTTGAGGGCCAGGCGGTCATCGCTGGTGATGGCGTCGGTGGCGTCCCCGTCGTTGTCGGTCACGGGCTCGATGCGCACGACGCCAGGCGAGCGACAGCCCTCACTAGCGATCTCGACACCATGGTAGAGCGCTGGCGCGGGGCCTGGGTTGGCGTTGGGCTGCGCGTAGAGGTCCAAGATGCCGTCGCCGTCGTAGTCACCCCACGTCGCGATGCTACCTGCCGGAGCTAGACCCGCGGCCGCGGTGACCTCCGAGAACGTCCCACCGTCGTTGCGGTAGAGCCCACGCTGGGAAAAGTAGACGTCCATGTCCCCGTCGCGGTCGTAGTCGGCCCATAGCGGCGGGATGTTGAACGCAGCATCCGGAAGGCCGAAGCCGGCCGCCTCGGTGGAGGTGTAGGTACCGTCGCCGTTGCTCAGGTACACGACGTCCGCAACTGTCTGCCGGATGGCGTAGATGTCCAGGTTCCCGTCGCCGTCGAGGTCAACCACGGTATAGGTCTTGACCGTGTTGGCCGACGCGACGATGCCGCGCGCTGCCGCCTCATTGGCGTAGGCCGTCCCGCTGTGGACCAAGAAGCGGGGGTACAGGTGGCTATCAAGCACGACGTCGGGACGCGCCGCGCTGGTGAGATCGAACACCAGGACCCCGGACCCTTGCAGGTGAGTTGGGAACTCCGCGTTGGCGCTGACGAACGGGGGCGCGCCGTCGTTGCGAAAGAGGACTGCGGTGTTCCACTCAGTGGACATGAGCATGTCCAAGTCCCCATCTAGGTCATAGTCGGTGAGGATGGCCGCGCTGGCCTGCCGGTCGGGGGTGATGATGCCCCAGGTGCTGGCCGCGTCCGTGAAGTGTCCCGTGCCGTCGTTGACCAGCAGGAGGTTGTCGGTCGTCCACACCCGCGTGTCGCGCATGAGGATGATGTCGACGTCACCGTCCCCGTCGAAGTCCCCCACCGTGTTGGGTCGCCAGCCGATGGAGTCTGGCTCCTGGACACCGCGCGCGGCGGCCTCTTCGCTCCAACCGCCGGACCCGTCTCCCATGTAGAGCCGGTTTTGCCCGTCCGCGGAGCGGATGAAGAGGTCCACGTGCCCATCGCCGTTCGCGTCAAAGAACTGCGCGCCGAGGTCGGTGCTCCACGCCCCCATGGGGCCACCGGCCACCGGCTCAAGGGCAGTGCCACAGAGACCGCTGGTGGGGTCGATCTCGTCACACTGTGGCGGGCCGCCCAGCTGGTTCTCGCACCGCCACTGCGCCGCATCGCCACAGTCACCGTTGTTGGTGGCGCATTCATCGACATCGCTGCAGCCCAACTCCCCCGTGCCTATGTATCCAGTCGGGCAGTCACCGCACGAACGACTGCCCACCTCGTTGAAGCAGGTTGTGAGGCCGTCGCAGCCGCCGTTGTCGGTGGCGCACTCATTGAGGTCTTCGCATCCGCCTGCGCCGTCGTCGACGAACCCCATGGGGCAGCTGCCGCACTGAAA from Sandaracinaceae bacterium harbors:
- a CDS encoding VCBS repeat-containing protein is translated as MYTRCTNTVGGAPTCSDIDECATSNGGCSALVVCTNLAPGFQCGSCPMGFVDDGAGGCEDLNECATDNGGCDGLTTCFNEVGSRSCGDCPTGYIGTGELGCSDVDECATNNGDCGDAAQWRCENQLGGPPQCDEIDPTSGLCGTALEPVAGGPMGAWSTDLGAQFFDANGDGHVDLFIRSADGQNRLYMGDGSGGWSEEAAARGVQEPDSIGWRPNTVGDFDGDGDVDIILMRDTRVWTTDNLLLVNDGTGHFTDAASTWGIITPDRQASAAILTDYDLDGDLDMLMSTEWNTAVLFRNDGAPPFVSANAEFPTHLQGSGVLVFDLTSAARPDVVLDSHLYPRFLVHSGTAYANEAAARGIVASANTVKTYTVVDLDGDGNLDIYAIRQTVADVVYLSNGDGTYTSTEAAGFGLPDAAFNIPPLWADYDRDGDMDVYFSQRGLYRNDGGTFSEVTAAAGLAPAGSIATWGDYDGDGILDLYAQPNANPGPAPALYHGVEIASEGCRSPGVVRIEPVTDNDGDATDAITSDDRLALNAQVLIDLDGDGDFAGSTSPGDRVVIYVVGHASAGYTTNQHGPVVAGVGAATSVDVRVRFEDGSVVTVSDVAPGATVVVRDE